The Tepidisphaeraceae bacterium genomic sequence TGCGCTTCAGCCCGCGCCAGAGCGACCTGATGATCGTCGCCGGGCGGGTGACGATTAAGATGATGCCCGTCCTCCAGCACATCTACCAGCAGATGACCGAGCCCAAGTGGGTCATCAGCATGGGCGCCTGCGCCAGCACCGGCGGCGTGTTCGACGCCTACGCGACCATCCAGGGCATCGACCAGTTCATGCCCGTCGACGTCTACGTCCCCGGCTGCCCGCCACGCCCCGAGACGCTGATCGAGGGCATCATGGCGTTGCAACGCAAGATCGACGAAGACGGCCTCCCCCCCGCCGGCAAGCGCCGTCCGCTGCAGCTGGTGATCGAACCCAGCTACAAGCCCGCCGCCCAGCCGGTGCCGTTGACGGTGCGGAAGCAGCCGATGATGGGCGCGTAGAGCCGCTCCTTTTGCTGCACTGCTCGCGTCCGTCCGCCCCGCATATTGCGCGAGTCAGCGGAACCGAGCCGTCAACGTCCAGCAGGCCGCGGGTATCCCTCAGTTCAACGCGCCGGTGTCACTGCGGTTAGCAAACGCGCAGCCTCGCTGCCGCGCACCGCTCCTTCGCGGAATGCTCCGTACGCCCTGCAATTTTTCCGCGGGGCTCG encodes the following:
- a CDS encoding NADH-quinone oxidoreductase subunit B family protein; amino-acid sequence: MFDTQQLPDNVLTTQLKRVVNWSRRSSLWPMPFATACCGIELMATASSRYDLARFGAEAMRFSPRQSDLMIVAGRVTIKMMPVLQHIYQQMTEPKWVISMGACASTGGVFDAYATIQGIDQFMPVDVYVPGCPPRPETLIEGIMALQRKIDEDGLPPAGKRRPLQLVIEPSYKPAAQPVPLTVRKQPMMGA